The window GTACCGCAGCGCCTCCCGGATCTGTCCCGGCTGCCGGCCCGCCCGGTGTACGTCGTACATCCGCGAGCGGTCGATCATGCTCAGCAGCACGATGATCCACACGCTGCTCAGGGCGTTGATCAGGAACACCGGCCCGGTGCCGATCCAGCCGATCAGCACGCCGGAGAGCGCCGGGCCGACCAACCGCGCGGCGTTGAAGGACGAGGAGTTCAGGCCGACGGCGTTGACCAGGTCCTCCGGCGGCACGAGCTCGCTGGCGATCGACGTCCGGGACGGCGCCTCGATCGCGTTGGCGACGCCGAGGGCGAGGGCGAGGGCATAGACCTGCCACACCGCCACCAGGTCGGTCATGATCAGCACGCCGAGGACGGCGGCGGAGAACGCGACCACCGACTGGGTGATCCGCAGGACGTCGCGCTTGTCCATCCGGTCGGCGAGCACGCCGCCGACCATGCCGAGCAGCAGGGTGGGCACGAACTGCAGGAACGTGACGGTACCGAGCGCTACCGGGTCCTGGCCGGTGAGTTGCAGCACCAGCCAGTCCTGGGCGATGCGCTGCATCCAGGTACCGACGTTCGAGAGGATCGAACCCGTGGCGTACAGCCGGAAGTTACGGTGACGCAGCGAGCGGAAGACGCCGGAGGCGCGAGGGGCATCGTCCGCGTCCGTCACTCGCCAATCAGCCTCATGAGGATCTCGCTCGCCTCGACGAGCGTCTGCTTCTCCTGCTCGGTGAGGTCGCGGATCTGGTCGGCGAGCCACGCCTCGCGGGTGCGCGCCTCGTCCTCGAGGATCTGACGGCCCTTGTCGGTGAGCTGCACCAGCACCTGGCGGCCGTCGCTCGGGTCGGTCTTGCGGTCGACCAGCCCGTGGTCGTGCAGGGTGGTGATGACCCGCGTCATCGACGGCGGCTGCACCCGCTCGCGGGCCGCGAGCTCGCCGAGGGTCAGCTCACCGGCCGCCTTGATGCTGGCCATCGCCGAGAGCTGGGT of the Cumulibacter manganitolerans genome contains:
- a CDS encoding MFS transporter — protein: MTDADDAPRASGVFRSLRHRNFRLYATGSILSNVGTWMQRIAQDWLVLQLTGQDPVALGTVTFLQFVPTLLLGMVGGVLADRMDKRDVLRITQSVVAFSAAVLGVLIMTDLVAVWQVYALALALGVANAIEAPSRTSIASELVPPEDLVNAVGLNSSSFNAARLVGPALSGVLIGWIGTGPVFLINALSSVWIIVLLSMIDRSRMYDVHRAGRQPGQIREALRYVRGRQDLTLIIALATCCSLFGLNLQVLIPLVSTHIFHQGAAQYGLLASALALGTLTGALLSANRKSRPRLRGLVGSALLFGLAEVAIAWVDVYWLFAVLLVPVGVVSLYFLISANSAVQLSVDSATRGRVMALYFVALMGTGAFGAPLVGWMTDLWGIQVALALCGALTALSAVCIGGILIHRLGGLRVQTHLHSRPHLSVRIGDETMIPYRREPLEEIT
- a CDS encoding MarR family winged helix-turn-helix transcriptional regulator, which translates into the protein MSTSQPADTSNVASVLRVATTRTMRQLRAVGARRITLTQLSAMASIKAAGELTLGELAARERVQPPSMTRVITTLHDHGLVDRKTDPSDGRQVLVQLTDKGRQILEDEARTREAWLADQIRDLTEQEKQTLVEASEILMRLIGE